Proteins encoded together in one Planctomyces sp. SH-PL14 window:
- the fusA gene encoding elongation factor G codes for MTPIETLRNIGIVAHIDAGKTTTTERILFYTHAIHRMGNVDDGNTTTDFDPEEAKRGITIYSAAITCRWKDVTINIIDTPGHVDFTAEVERSLRVLDGAVVVFSAMEGVEAQSETVWRQANRYGVPRMCFINKMDRIGASFERVLDQMRKRLGADPCPLFIPIGAGQAFEGIIDLLDMKAMYFDFESKGEKIDIRDIPEEHLESAKQWRDKLVETVAVIDDAAMETYLNDGDLPIETIHQLLRRGTIERRFQPLFCGTSLKYCGVQPLLDGVARYLPSPLDRPPVKGINPKPKKNEPAETERKPSVDDPVAALVFKIQADKHADLCFARVYSGVLKSGSRMLNPRTGKMELISQLWHIQADQREKLETDQVLAGDIIGIVGPKEVVTGDTLCDQRNPVLLESITFPETVISMAVEPETSGDRKKLEDALGRLGRQDPTFKAKVSEETGQTLISGMGELHLEIIRERLHRDFNLNVRVHKPRVSYRETVTKMVRGEGEYSRVNGGETNYCKVRIRIEPTDGAETIAVKSELKFDALPAEVDRLINQAVQEAAQSGGLVGYPLLHVRFVIEAVDYVQGQSTEEAIRAASAIAVQNALNGGQIALLEPIMKLEVVTPPEFLGNIQADLNQRHARIVGSEPRDHLTVLSAEAPLAKMFGYSTHVRSLSTGRASYSMEPLKYDLAPKDVLDEMLGR; via the coding sequence ATGACACCCATCGAAACGCTTCGCAATATCGGCATCGTGGCCCACATCGATGCCGGCAAGACGACGACGACGGAACGGATCCTGTTCTACACCCATGCCATCCACCGGATGGGGAACGTCGACGACGGCAACACGACGACCGACTTCGACCCCGAAGAGGCGAAGCGGGGGATCACGATCTACTCCGCGGCGATCACCTGCCGCTGGAAAGACGTGACGATCAACATCATCGACACCCCCGGCCACGTCGACTTCACGGCCGAAGTCGAGCGCAGCCTGCGGGTCCTCGACGGCGCGGTGGTCGTGTTCAGCGCCATGGAAGGGGTCGAGGCCCAGAGCGAGACCGTCTGGCGGCAGGCGAACCGGTACGGCGTCCCGCGGATGTGCTTCATCAACAAGATGGACCGCATCGGCGCCAGTTTCGAGCGGGTTCTCGATCAGATGCGGAAGCGGCTGGGGGCCGATCCCTGCCCGCTGTTCATCCCCATCGGGGCGGGGCAGGCCTTCGAAGGGATCATCGACCTCCTGGACATGAAGGCGATGTACTTCGACTTCGAGTCCAAGGGGGAGAAGATCGACATCCGCGACATCCCCGAGGAGCACCTCGAATCGGCGAAGCAGTGGCGGGACAAGCTCGTCGAGACGGTCGCCGTCATCGACGACGCGGCGATGGAGACCTACCTCAACGACGGCGACCTCCCGATCGAGACGATCCACCAGCTTCTCCGCCGGGGAACGATCGAGCGGCGATTCCAGCCCCTCTTCTGCGGAACGTCGCTGAAGTACTGCGGCGTCCAGCCGCTCCTCGACGGCGTCGCCCGCTACCTCCCGAGCCCGCTCGACCGTCCGCCGGTCAAGGGGATCAACCCGAAGCCGAAGAAGAACGAGCCGGCCGAGACCGAGCGGAAGCCGTCGGTCGACGATCCGGTCGCGGCGCTCGTCTTCAAAATCCAGGCGGACAAGCACGCCGACCTGTGCTTCGCCCGCGTTTACTCCGGCGTCCTCAAGAGCGGCTCGCGGATGCTGAACCCGCGGACGGGGAAGATGGAGCTCATCAGCCAGCTCTGGCACATCCAGGCGGACCAGCGGGAGAAGCTCGAGACCGACCAGGTGCTGGCCGGGGACATCATCGGGATCGTCGGCCCGAAGGAAGTCGTCACCGGGGATACGCTGTGCGACCAGCGGAACCCGGTCCTGCTGGAGTCGATCACGTTCCCCGAGACCGTCATCTCGATGGCGGTCGAGCCGGAGACGAGCGGCGACCGCAAGAAGCTCGAAGACGCTCTCGGACGGCTGGGGCGGCAGGATCCGACGTTCAAGGCCAAGGTGAGCGAAGAGACCGGCCAGACGCTCATCAGCGGGATGGGCGAGCTCCACCTGGAGATCATCCGCGAGCGGCTGCACCGCGACTTCAACCTGAACGTGCGGGTCCACAAGCCCCGCGTCAGCTACCGCGAGACGGTCACCAAGATGGTCCGCGGGGAAGGGGAGTACAGCCGGGTCAACGGCGGCGAGACGAACTACTGCAAGGTCCGCATCCGGATCGAGCCGACCGACGGGGCCGAGACGATCGCGGTGAAGAGCGAGCTCAAGTTCGACGCCCTGCCGGCGGAAGTCGACCGCCTCATCAACCAGGCGGTCCAGGAGGCGGCCCAGTCGGGCGGTCTCGTCGGTTACCCGCTGCTGCATGTCCGCTTCGTCATCGAAGCGGTCGATTACGTCCAGGGGCAGTCGACCGAGGAGGCGATCCGGGCGGCGTCCGCGATCGCGGTCCAGAACGCCCTCAACGGCGGCCAGATCGCGCTTCTCGAGCCGATCATGAAGCTCGAAGTCGTGACCCCGCCGGAGTTCCTCGGCAACATCCAGGCGGACCTCAACCAGCGGCACGCCCGGATCGTCGGCAGCGAGCCCCGCGATCACCTGACAGTCCTGTCCGCCGAAGCCCCGCTGGCGAAGATGTTCGGCTACTCGACCCACGTCCGCAGCCTCTCGACCGGCCGCGCGTCGTACTCGATGGAGCCGCTCAAGTACGATCTGGCGCCGAAGGACGTCCTCGACGAAATGCTCGGGCGGTAG
- the rpsL gene encoding 30S ribosomal protein S12, with product MPTINQLIRKPRKKQGNRTKTPLLEGCPFKRGVCLIVRTMTPKKPNSALRKIARVRLSNGKELTAYVPGEGHNLQEHSIVLVRGGRVRDLPGVRYKIVRGVLDTLGVQNRKQARSRYGAKRPKGK from the coding sequence ATGCCCACGATCAATCAGCTGATTCGCAAGCCCCGGAAGAAGCAGGGGAACCGCACCAAGACTCCCCTCCTCGAAGGGTGTCCGTTCAAGCGGGGCGTCTGTCTGATCGTGCGAACGATGACCCCGAAGAAGCCGAACTCGGCTCTCCGGAAGATCGCCCGCGTTCGGCTCTCGAACGGCAAGGAACTGACTGCTTACGTTCCCGGTGAAGGCCACAACCTTCAGGAACACAGCATCGTCCTCGTCCGCGGCGGTCGTGTTCGCGACCTTCCGGGGGTGCGGTACAAGATCGTCCGCGGGGTGCTCGATACCCTCGGCGTCCAGAACCGGAAGCAGGCCCGCAGCCGCTACGGTGCCAAGCGCCCCAAGGGCAAGTAA
- a CDS encoding DNA-directed RNA polymerase subunit alpha has protein sequence MRIRWRNLELPSRVEPDRATITGTYGLFVVEPFERGFGHTLANSLRRILLSSLEGSAITRAKIHGVQHEFSTIPGVVEDVTDICLNLKSLVVKNHGTTTKTIRIDRHERGVVTGADVITDDQIEIVNKDLVIATMTDDVPLQMELTVENGRGYIPAIETHEKMPELGSIPLDAAFSPVTRVRYRVEDTRVGQRTNYDKLTLEIWTNGTVKPDMALVEAAKILRKHLNPFISYREPGPELPPEAGLKGMLESTGYAPIDLELEEKLSMSLAELNLSVRATNCLESEGITSVRDLVQKTEDQLLQVRNFGETTLLEVRERLTSIGLRLGMRVPSSSTR, from the coding sequence ATGCGAATTCGTTGGCGAAACCTGGAGCTTCCCAGCCGTGTCGAGCCCGATCGGGCGACGATCACGGGGACCTACGGACTGTTCGTCGTTGAGCCGTTCGAGCGGGGCTTCGGGCATACGCTGGCGAACAGCCTGCGGCGGATCCTCCTCTCCAGCCTGGAAGGGAGCGCGATCACCCGCGCCAAGATCCACGGCGTCCAGCACGAATTCAGCACGATCCCGGGCGTTGTCGAAGACGTCACGGACATCTGCCTGAACCTGAAGTCGCTCGTCGTCAAGAACCACGGCACGACCACCAAGACGATCCGCATCGACCGCCATGAGCGGGGCGTTGTGACCGGTGCCGACGTCATCACCGACGACCAGATCGAGATCGTCAACAAGGACCTCGTCATCGCCACGATGACCGACGACGTCCCGCTGCAGATGGAGCTGACGGTCGAGAACGGCCGCGGCTACATCCCGGCGATCGAAACGCACGAGAAAATGCCCGAGCTCGGATCGATTCCGCTCGACGCTGCCTTCTCGCCGGTGACCCGCGTCCGGTACCGGGTGGAAGATACCCGCGTCGGTCAGCGGACGAACTACGACAAGCTGACCCTCGAGATCTGGACCAACGGGACGGTCAAGCCGGACATGGCCCTCGTCGAAGCGGCGAAGATCCTCCGGAAGCACCTCAACCCGTTCATCAGCTACCGCGAGCCGGGGCCGGAACTGCCGCCGGAAGCGGGGCTCAAGGGGATGCTCGAGTCGACCGGCTACGCTCCGATCGACCTGGAGCTCGAAGAGAAGCTGTCGATGTCCCTCGCCGAACTCAACCTCTCGGTCCGGGCGACGAACTGCCTGGAATCGGAAGGGATCACGAGCGTCCGCGACCTCGTCCAGAAGACCGAAGACCAGCTCCTGCAGGTCCGGAACTTCGGCGAAACGACTCTCCTGGAAGTCCGCGAGCGGCTGACCTCGATCGGTCTGCGGCTCGGCATGCGGGTTCCCAGCAGCTCGACGCGGTAG
- a CDS encoding 50S ribosomal protein L25, whose translation MSTAVKLSVSKRTEEGTRACRNLRIQGIVPCNVYGHGQDPVPVKVAADKVRPLINAGVKVVDLDVDGKVESVLVRDVQWDTFSNHVYHVDFQRVDATQRVLVEVPIQLRGTAPGVVAGGHVEQPLHSLHVECPALEVPDQIIVKIAALELDQSLHVKDLTDLPAGVVIKNAPDLVVVHIAKPKADPGSGGGAAPEADAAGKPKEGAASA comes from the coding sequence ATGTCCACAGCGGTCAAGCTGAGCGTGTCGAAGCGGACGGAAGAGGGGACCCGGGCTTGCCGGAATCTCCGCATTCAGGGGATCGTCCCCTGTAACGTCTATGGTCACGGCCAGGATCCGGTCCCCGTCAAGGTGGCTGCCGACAAGGTCCGCCCGCTGATCAATGCCGGCGTGAAGGTTGTCGACCTGGACGTGGACGGCAAGGTCGAAAGCGTCCTTGTCCGCGATGTCCAGTGGGACACGTTTTCGAATCACGTTTACCACGTCGACTTCCAGCGGGTCGACGCCACGCAGCGGGTTCTGGTCGAAGTGCCGATCCAGCTCCGCGGTACGGCCCCCGGCGTTGTGGCCGGCGGCCACGTCGAGCAGCCGCTGCACTCGCTGCATGTCGAGTGTCCGGCCCTCGAGGTTCCGGATCAGATTATCGTCAAGATTGCCGCTCTGGAGCTCGACCAGTCCCTGCATGTCAAGGATTTGACCGATCTGCCTGCCGGTGTCGTGATCAAGAACGCTCCGGACCTTGTCGTCGTTCACATTGCGAAGCCGAAGGCGGATCCGGGTTCGGGCGGCGGTGCGGCCCCCGAGGCGGACGCGGCTGGGAAGCCTAAGGAAGGTGCGGCTTCGGCCTAG
- a CDS encoding peroxiredoxin, producing the protein MSAQVGKPAPNFSVLAYDRTKNNSDQQFRTINLSDLRGKWVLLFFYPLDFTFVCPTEIVSFNKALGDFRDRNCEVLTASTDSVYSHKGWCDAHGDLAGLKYPMLADTTHELSKAYGVLKEDMGIAYRGTFLIDPNGVVRWTSVNDLSVGRSVEECLRILDALQTDKLCPCNWKAGEKTLS; encoded by the coding sequence ATGAGCGCACAGGTTGGCAAGCCGGCACCGAACTTCTCCGTGCTCGCATACGATCGCACCAAGAACAACAGCGACCAGCAGTTCCGCACCATCAACCTTTCCGATCTCCGCGGAAAGTGGGTTCTCCTCTTCTTCTACCCGCTCGACTTCACCTTCGTCTGCCCGACGGAAATCGTCTCCTTCAACAAGGCCCTCGGCGACTTCCGCGACCGCAACTGCGAAGTCCTGACCGCCAGCACCGACAGCGTCTACTCCCACAAGGGCTGGTGCGACGCTCACGGCGACCTCGCGGGCCTCAAGTACCCGATGCTCGCCGACACGACGCACGAGCTGTCGAAGGCCTACGGCGTCCTCAAGGAAGACATGGGAATCGCCTACCGCGGCACGTTCCTGATCGATCCGAACGGCGTCGTCCGCTGGACCTCGGTCAACGACCTCTCGGTCGGCCGCAGCGTGGAAGAGTGCCTCCGGATCCTGGACGCCCTCCAGACCGACAAGCTCTGCCCGTGCAACTGGAAGGCCGGCGAGAAGACCCTCAGCTAG
- the pth gene encoding aminoacyl-tRNA hydrolase: MKVVVGLGNPGRQYLGTRHNIGFVVVEACAKLDPAAGWRLKFSSQCCEVRMGSETVLLACPQTFMNLSGNAIRQMVGFHKVPLVDLLVVCDDMNLPVGKLRLRAAGSAGGQKGLQNAIDQFGSNQFARLRFGVGRPPGQMAATDYVLGRFAKAETDDVDLAVGRAVDAVRLWVEQGVTAAMNRVNAAPEGSV; the protein is encoded by the coding sequence GTGAAGGTGGTGGTCGGTCTCGGGAATCCTGGCCGGCAGTATCTGGGGACCCGTCACAATATTGGGTTTGTGGTTGTTGAGGCCTGTGCGAAGTTGGACCCGGCCGCCGGATGGCGACTCAAGTTCAGCAGCCAGTGCTGTGAAGTCCGGATGGGAAGTGAGACGGTTCTTCTCGCCTGTCCGCAAACGTTCATGAACCTGAGCGGCAACGCGATCCGGCAGATGGTCGGGTTTCACAAGGTGCCGCTGGTGGACCTGCTGGTCGTCTGTGACGACATGAACCTTCCGGTCGGAAAGCTTCGCCTGCGGGCGGCTGGCTCGGCCGGGGGGCAGAAGGGCCTGCAGAATGCAATTGATCAGTTCGGGTCGAATCAGTTCGCCCGGCTGAGATTTGGAGTCGGTCGCCCGCCGGGGCAGATGGCCGCCACGGACTATGTCCTGGGGCGGTTCGCCAAGGCGGAAACCGACGATGTGGACCTGGCAGTGGGTCGAGCGGTGGATGCCGTTCGGCTCTGGGTCGAGCAAGGGGTGACCGCCGCGATGAATCGCGTCAACGCGGCACCGGAAGGCTCGGTCTGA
- the rpsG gene encoding 30S ribosomal protein S7: protein MAKSFTASATQLKPDPRYGSLLISKFINCLMYDGKKGVAMGAFYEAMDMIAKKLPDVEPSEVFTRAVENVRPSIEVRSKRVGGATYQVPTPVGPKRQQTLAIRWILAAARGRKGRGIAFSLADEFMAAFKREGTAMTTRENVHRMADANKAFAHFAW, encoded by the coding sequence ATGGCGAAGAGCTTTACCGCCAGCGCAACGCAACTGAAGCCGGATCCCCGTTACGGCTCGCTCCTGATCTCGAAGTTCATCAACTGCCTGATGTACGACGGTAAGAAGGGCGTGGCGATGGGGGCGTTTTACGAAGCCATGGACATGATTGCCAAGAAGCTGCCCGACGTGGAGCCGTCGGAAGTCTTCACCCGGGCCGTGGAAAACGTCCGCCCGAGCATCGAAGTCCGCTCGAAGCGCGTCGGTGGTGCGACGTACCAGGTCCCGACTCCGGTCGGTCCGAAGCGTCAGCAGACCCTCGCCATCCGCTGGATCCTCGCTGCCGCCCGCGGCCGCAAGGGACGCGGCATCGCCTTCTCGCTGGCCGACGAGTTCATGGCCGCCTTCAAGCGGGAAGGAACCGCGATGACGACTCGCGAGAACGTCCACCGCATGGCCGACGCGAACAAGGCGTTTGCTCACTTCGCATGGTGA
- the folE gene encoding GTP cyclohydrolase I FolE: MSESSAPDEPNPVDLPRIERAVREILAAVGENPDREGLLETPGRVARMYKELFAGLHLDPSRHMKRVFSEEYDELVLVRDISFNSMCEHHLLPFIGKAHLGYLPKGKVVGLSKLARIVDEISRKPQVQERMTHQIADLMNNELGAKGVIVVLEAEHSCMTIRGIRKPGALTVTSAVRGLFKSNPSSRAEAMSLINRSN, encoded by the coding sequence GTGTCCGAGAGCTCCGCACCCGACGAGCCGAACCCTGTGGACCTGCCTCGGATCGAGCGGGCCGTTCGAGAGATCCTGGCGGCGGTCGGCGAGAATCCCGACCGCGAGGGGCTCCTGGAGACTCCGGGCCGCGTCGCGCGGATGTACAAGGAGCTGTTTGCCGGGCTGCATCTCGATCCCTCCCGTCACATGAAGCGGGTTTTCTCCGAGGAGTACGACGAGCTCGTCCTCGTGCGGGATATCAGCTTCAACAGCATGTGCGAGCACCACCTGCTGCCGTTCATCGGCAAGGCGCACCTGGGCTATCTGCCGAAGGGGAAAGTGGTGGGGCTCTCGAAGCTGGCGCGGATCGTCGACGAGATTTCGCGGAAGCCCCAGGTCCAGGAGCGGATGACGCACCAGATCGCGGACCTGATGAACAACGAGCTGGGGGCCAAGGGAGTGATTGTCGTCCTGGAGGCGGAGCACTCCTGCATGACGATTCGCGGGATCCGGAAGCCCGGGGCGCTGACCGTGACGAGCGCCGTCCGCGGGCTCTTCAAGTCGAATCCGTCGAGCCGGGCCGAGGCGATGTCCCTGATCAATCGCTCGAATTGA
- the rpsK gene encoding 30S ribosomal protein S11 gives MSKAGKTGGGSSSGGKKKIRKNVTRAIAFVKATFNNTIVTITDVNGDVLCWASAGSSGFKGSRKSTPFAAQRAAETCADKARKFGVKEMEVRVRGPGSGRESAITGLQFGGVTVKSIEDITPLPHNGCRPRKRRRV, from the coding sequence GTGAGCAAGGCAGGCAAGACCGGGGGAGGATCTTCCTCGGGTGGCAAGAAGAAGATTCGCAAGAACGTCACGCGGGCGATTGCCTTCGTCAAGGCGACGTTCAACAACACGATCGTCACCATCACCGACGTGAATGGCGACGTTCTGTGTTGGGCCTCGGCGGGAAGCTCGGGGTTCAAGGGGTCGCGGAAGAGCACCCCGTTCGCTGCTCAGCGAGCCGCCGAAACGTGTGCCGACAAGGCCCGCAAGTTCGGCGTGAAGGAAATGGAAGTCCGCGTTCGTGGGCCGGGATCGGGCCGCGAAAGTGCCATCACCGGACTGCAGTTCGGCGGTGTCACGGTCAAGAGCATTGAAGACATCACCCCGCTGCCGCACAACGGCTGCCGGCCGCGCAAGCGGCGCCGTGTCTGA
- the rpsF gene encoding 30S ribosomal protein S6: MALKNYECMFLVDSGRFAVDARGTEEAIGEILNRCGAEVILKMPWQEGKLAYPVDGHKKGLHYLTLFTMDGGQVTELNRLCKLSEVVIRQLLIQHPSQIFNAMVEACREHHAGGTPAAEAPAVF, encoded by the coding sequence TTGGCTCTGAAGAACTATGAGTGCATGTTTCTCGTGGACAGCGGCCGTTTTGCCGTGGATGCCCGCGGGACCGAAGAGGCGATCGGCGAGATCCTGAACCGCTGCGGCGCGGAAGTCATCCTCAAGATGCCGTGGCAGGAAGGGAAGCTGGCCTACCCTGTCGACGGGCACAAGAAGGGCCTGCATTATCTGACGCTGTTCACGATGGATGGCGGCCAGGTCACCGAGCTGAATCGCCTCTGCAAGCTCAGCGAAGTCGTCATTCGCCAGTTGCTGATTCAGCACCCGTCGCAGATCTTCAACGCGATGGTCGAAGCCTGCCGCGAGCACCATGCGGGCGGAACCCCCGCTGCCGAAGCTCCGGCGGTGTTCTAG
- the rpsM gene encoding 30S ribosomal protein S13 yields MPRVLGVDIPNDKPTYIALQYLHGVGQPRAIEICRNLGLDMQRRARELSEDDIQKINSTLDNDYTVEGQLRRQVQENIGRLRNIGSYRGLRHRRSLPCRGQRTRTNARTRKGIKKTVAGKKGVKDARH; encoded by the coding sequence ATGCCGCGTGTTCTCGGTGTTGACATCCCGAACGACAAGCCGACCTACATTGCCCTGCAGTATCTGCACGGCGTCGGCCAGCCCCGTGCCATCGAGATCTGCCGGAACCTCGGCCTCGACATGCAGCGTCGCGCTCGCGAGCTGAGCGAAGACGACATCCAGAAGATCAACAGCACGCTGGACAACGACTACACGGTCGAAGGTCAGCTTCGCCGCCAGGTCCAGGAGAACATCGGCCGGCTGCGGAACATCGGCAGCTACCGGGGTCTTCGGCATCGCCGGAGCCTCCCGTGCCGCGGCCAGCGGACCCGGACGAACGCCCGGACCCGCAAGGGGATCAAGAAGACGGTCGCCGGAAAGAAGGGCGTCAAGGACGCCCGTCACTGA
- a CDS encoding bL17 family ribosomal protein: MRHLARGRRLGRDVQHRRALFQNMACALIKTVEAKADEPGAAKVQGRIVTTVPKAKEIRPYVEKLITMAKKSLPHAEKAAGLGTKAEKRSEEYKKWRESDAWTKWNAAIAPAIALRRQAMALLRDKDAVRILFDDLGPRFRDRAGGYTRVVRLANRRLGDGGEQALIEFVGGDRDRKKKSAAPMVEPAKAEAQG, encoded by the coding sequence ATGCGACACTTGGCACGCGGCCGGCGACTGGGACGGGATGTTCAGCATCGTCGGGCCCTCTTTCAGAACATGGCTTGCGCCCTGATCAAGACCGTGGAAGCCAAGGCGGACGAGCCGGGGGCGGCCAAGGTCCAGGGACGGATCGTGACGACGGTTCCGAAGGCCAAGGAGATCCGCCCGTACGTCGAGAAGCTGATTACCATGGCCAAGAAGTCTCTGCCGCACGCAGAGAAGGCCGCTGGTCTCGGCACGAAGGCGGAGAAGCGGTCGGAAGAGTACAAGAAGTGGCGTGAATCAGATGCCTGGACGAAGTGGAACGCGGCCATCGCGCCGGCGATCGCTCTTCGTCGGCAGGCGATGGCTCTGCTCCGCGACAAGGACGCGGTGCGGATCCTGTTTGACGATCTGGGTCCCCGGTTCCGTGATCGGGCCGGCGGCTATACCCGAGTTGTTCGGCTCGCCAACCGGCGGCTTGGGGATGGCGGTGAGCAGGCCCTGATCGAGTTTGTGGGAGGGGATCGCGACCGGAAGAAAAAGAGCGCCGCTCCGATGGTCGAGCCCGCGAAGGCGGAAGCTCAGGGCTAA
- the rpmJ gene encoding 50S ribosomal protein L36, with amino-acid sequence MKVRASVKRICEGCKIVRRKGRTYVICSSNPRHKQRQG; translated from the coding sequence ATGAAAGTCCGTGCGAGTGTCAAGCGGATCTGCGAAGGGTGTAAGATCGTTCGCCGTAAGGGCCGGACTTATGTGATCTGCTCTTCGAACCCCCGCCACAAGCAGCGGCAGGGTTGA
- a CDS encoding single-stranded DNA-binding protein: MASFNKVILVGNLTRDPEVKYTAGGQAVAEVGLAVNRTWFDQKANERKEEVTFVDVTLWGRQAEVAGEYLAKGRSVLIEGRLQLDSWTDKESGQKRSKLRVVGEQMTMLGGREGGGGGGGGADGGARGAGGRPQQYGGGEGRGSRGGGRPQSAPSSDYNQESSFDSPNDEVPF, encoded by the coding sequence ATGGCGAGCTTCAACAAGGTGATCCTGGTCGGGAATCTGACGCGGGATCCGGAAGTCAAGTACACCGCCGGCGGACAGGCGGTTGCGGAAGTCGGACTTGCCGTTAATCGGACGTGGTTTGACCAGAAGGCGAACGAGCGCAAGGAAGAGGTGACCTTCGTCGACGTGACCCTGTGGGGGCGTCAGGCGGAGGTGGCCGGGGAATACCTCGCCAAGGGGCGGAGTGTCCTGATCGAAGGTCGTTTGCAGCTCGATTCCTGGACCGATAAGGAGTCGGGACAGAAGCGGTCGAAGCTCCGCGTGGTTGGCGAGCAGATGACGATGCTCGGCGGCCGTGAAGGCGGGGGCGGCGGCGGTGGAGGAGCTGATGGCGGCGCCCGGGGAGCCGGGGGTCGGCCGCAGCAGTATGGCGGCGGCGAGGGGCGCGGTTCCCGTGGTGGGGGCCGGCCGCAGAGCGCGCCGTCCAGTGATTACAACCAGGAGTCGAGTTTCGACTCCCCGAATGACGAGGTGCCGTTCTGA
- a CDS encoding MDR/zinc-dependent alcohol dehydrogenase-like family protein — protein MRALILEAGGQVRYAAEHTGRDPRPSEIPIRVLRAGVCETDLQLARGYMGFQGILGHEFVGIAESGKFAGRRVAGEINCSCHRCDLCRQGLSNHCPNRSVIGILDHDGAFADRVFVPERNLHLIPDSVSDDEAVFIEPLAAAFQIPAQLDLKPVRSAVVLGDGRLGNLCAQVLHRAGCRVTAVGKHEWKLQRLADAGVDTCLLDALPIKREADLVVDCTGSSGGVETALRLLRPRGTLVLKTTTAAPHGPNLAAVVIDEITVVGSRCGPFDKAIEALADRDIDVRPLITARFPLEEGEEAMRAAARPENLKVLLQVSN, from the coding sequence ATGCGAGCGCTCATTCTCGAAGCGGGCGGACAGGTTCGATACGCGGCGGAACACACGGGACGCGATCCCCGACCCAGCGAAATCCCCATCCGCGTCCTGCGGGCCGGCGTCTGCGAAACCGACCTCCAGCTGGCCCGCGGCTACATGGGCTTCCAGGGGATCCTCGGCCACGAGTTCGTCGGGATCGCGGAAAGCGGCAAGTTCGCCGGCCGCCGCGTCGCTGGCGAGATCAACTGCAGCTGCCACCGCTGCGACCTGTGCCGCCAGGGGCTCTCCAACCACTGCCCCAACCGCTCCGTCATCGGCATCCTCGACCACGACGGCGCCTTCGCCGACCGGGTCTTCGTCCCCGAGCGGAACCTCCACCTGATCCCCGATTCGGTCTCCGACGACGAGGCGGTCTTCATCGAGCCGCTCGCCGCCGCGTTCCAGATTCCGGCCCAGCTCGACCTGAAGCCCGTCCGGAGCGCCGTCGTCCTCGGCGACGGCCGCCTCGGGAACCTCTGCGCCCAGGTCCTGCACCGCGCCGGCTGCCGGGTGACCGCGGTCGGCAAGCATGAGTGGAAGCTCCAGCGGCTGGCCGATGCCGGCGTCGACACCTGCCTCCTCGACGCCCTGCCGATCAAGCGCGAGGCGGACCTCGTCGTCGACTGCACCGGTTCGTCCGGCGGCGTCGAGACGGCACTCCGCCTCCTCCGGCCCCGAGGGACCCTCGTTCTCAAGACCACGACCGCCGCGCCTCACGGACCGAACCTGGCGGCAGTCGTCATCGACGAGATCACGGTCGTCGGCTCCCGCTGCGGTCCGTTCGATAAGGCGATCGAGGCGCTCGCCGACCGGGACATCGACGTCCGGCCGCTCATTACGGCCCGCTTCCCGCTTGAGGAGGGAGAAGAGGCGATGCGGGCCGCCGCGCGGCCGGAGAATCTCAAGGTCCTGCTTCAGGTCTCGAACTGA
- the rplI gene encoding 50S ribosomal protein L9: MPVKRKERVRSKDVRGGVQLMLTENLEGVGSQGDLIRAKPGFARNYLLPMGLATVATEANKRMVESHRKRQDEAAQKKLAEIREIAKKIKDYSVTLEANATEEGHLYGSIVGVDISKSLVAAGYPVEPEHVRLEGPLKELGMYTVRIQFHPDIEADVKVWVVPTASSIK; the protein is encoded by the coding sequence ATGCCAGTGAAGCGGAAAGAACGAGTTCGTTCCAAGGACGTGCGCGGCGGCGTGCAGCTCATGCTGACCGAGAACCTGGAAGGGGTCGGCAGCCAGGGGGACCTGATTCGGGCCAAGCCCGGGTTTGCCCGGAACTACCTGCTGCCGATGGGCCTCGCCACCGTGGCGACGGAAGCGAACAAGCGGATGGTCGAGAGCCACCGCAAGCGCCAGGACGAAGCCGCTCAGAAGAAGCTGGCCGAGATCCGCGAGATCGCTAAGAAGATCAAGGACTACAGCGTCACCCTCGAGGCGAACGCCACCGAGGAAGGGCATCTGTACGGCTCGATCGTCGGCGTTGACATCAGCAAGTCGCTCGTCGCCGCTGGATATCCGGTTGAACCGGAACACGTCCGGCTGGAAGGTCCGCTCAAGGAACTGGGGATGTACACTGTCCGCATCCAGTTCCACCCGGACATCGAAGCCGACGTCAAGGTGTGGGTCGTCCCGACCGCCAGCTCGATCAAGTAA